In a single window of the Candidatus Kaiserbacteria bacterium genome:
- a CDS encoding cupredoxin domain-containing protein: MNKNLGIAVGVGVLIIMGAFFLREKSTETSIVVPTTITSNVTMEGEKQVVMIDAKGGYLPEVSTAKAGVPTIVRFNTTGTFDCSASVRIPSRDVSQILPQSGTTDIDIGVNEKGPLEGSCGMGMYPFQIEFIE, encoded by the coding sequence ATGAATAAAAATCTTGGCATTGCAGTAGGGGTAGGTGTGCTCATCATTATGGGCGCATTCTTCTTGCGTGAAAAATCTACCGAAACATCAATAGTGGTACCGACAACTATCACCAGTAATGTGACTATGGAGGGAGAAAAACAGGTGGTGATGATAGATGCAAAGGGCGGCTACCTTCCCGAGGTGAGCACCGCAAAAGCGGGAGTGCCAACCATTGTGCGTTTTAATACTACCGGCACCTTTGACTGCTCTGCATCAGTACGTATCCCGAGCCGCGACGTGTCGCAAATACTTCCTCAATCAGGTACGACCGATATTGATATAGGTGTGAATGAAAAAGGCCCCCTCGAAGGAAGTTGCGGCATGGGCATGTACCCTTTTCAGATTGAGTTTATTGAGTAG
- a CDS encoding DUF2202 domain-containing protein — translation MNNKYSVLSEDAGEDDTSLQRLAIPTDTSTLTEDETAGLIKMREEEKLARDVYQALDETWSVPIFKNIAVSESRHTEAVKSLLSAHRVADPVTDDTRGVFQNAELAKLYTELVARGSASVVEAYKVGAYIEDLDIADLKKEIASVTHEDIRVVYEYLQSGSENHMRAFNRNIEIVTGETYIPSFISKDTLEIILDSENSMKGMSRGDGSRQGMHDGSGHGKAQGNGRNR, via the coding sequence ATGAATAATAAGTATTCAGTGCTTTCTGAGGATGCAGGAGAAGATGATACTTCTTTACAAAGACTCGCTATTCCTACTGACACGAGTACACTAACAGAAGATGAGACGGCAGGGCTCATTAAAATGCGTGAGGAAGAAAAACTTGCACGTGATGTGTATCAGGCACTCGATGAAACTTGGAGTGTGCCCATTTTTAAAAATATTGCAGTGAGTGAGTCACGCCATACCGAGGCAGTGAAGTCGCTCCTCAGTGCACACCGTGTTGCAGACCCCGTGACTGACGATACGCGCGGTGTCTTCCAGAATGCAGAACTTGCAAAGCTCTACACGGAATTGGTCGCCCGCGGTTCGGCATCGGTGGTAGAGGCATACAAGGTGGGTGCATACATTGAAGACCTTGATATTGCTGATTTGAAGAAAGAAATTGCATCGGTAACACATGAAGATATACGTGTTGTGTATGAATACTTGCAAAGTGGTTCAGAAAACCACATGCGTGCATTCAATCGCAATATTGAAATTGTAACGGGTGAAACGTACATACCATCCTTTATTTCAAAGGATACACTCGAAATTATTCTTGATAGCGAAAATAGTATGAAAGGAATGAGTCGTGGAGATGGGTCAAGGCAGGGAATGCACGATGGTTCCGGACACGGGAAAGCGCAAGGAAATGGTCGAAATAGGTAA
- a CDS encoding virulence protein RhuM/Fic/DOC family protein — protein MHKTELVLFRGPSGDVKLRGDFRHDTVWATQQEIADVFGVERSVITKHIGNLFKSDEIAEKSNVQKMHIANSDKPISLYSLDIILAVGYRTNSVTAIRFRQWATKTLREHITKGYTINKKLVGKNYDAFMKSVADVQALLPEHVTLDPKSVLELIKEFATTWVSLDAYDKGTLVTKGVTRKKVTLLGSDLDTALQSLKTILMKKGEATELFANERSRGALEGIVGNVMQSFGGKPVYPTLEEKAAHLLYFVIKNHPFSDGNKRSGAFAFVWLLKKAGARGASQINPAALTALTLLIAESDPEKKDQMVALVTQMLR, from the coding sequence ATGCATAAAACTGAACTTGTATTGTTTAGAGGTCCCAGTGGTGATGTAAAACTTCGGGGGGATTTCAGGCATGATACGGTATGGGCAACGCAACAAGAAATTGCTGATGTGTTTGGGGTAGAGCGTTCGGTGATTACAAAGCACATCGGAAATCTTTTCAAGAGTGATGAAATTGCGGAAAAAAGCAATGTGCAAAAAATGCACATTGCAAATTCTGACAAACCAATATCACTTTATTCACTCGATATTATTTTAGCGGTGGGGTATCGCACAAATTCAGTAACCGCAATTCGTTTTCGCCAGTGGGCGACGAAGACGCTTCGTGAACATATCACGAAGGGATACACCATCAACAAAAAGTTAGTAGGGAAGAACTACGATGCTTTTATGAAGTCGGTTGCGGATGTGCAGGCACTCCTTCCTGAGCACGTCACCCTCGATCCAAAGTCGGTACTTGAACTTATTAAGGAGTTTGCAACCACATGGGTATCGCTCGATGCGTATGATAAAGGAACACTTGTTACCAAAGGTGTCACACGGAAAAAAGTAACACTTCTTGGGAGCGACCTTGATACTGCACTTCAGAGTCTCAAAACAATACTTATGAAAAAGGGGGAAGCGACAGAACTTTTTGCGAATGAACGTAGTCGCGGAGCGCTCGAAGGAATTGTGGGGAATGTTATGCAGTCATTTGGTGGAAAGCCTGTGTATCCCACTCTTGAAGAGAAGGCAGCACACCTCCTCTACTTCGTTATAAAGAATCATCCGTTTTCAGATGGCAACAAGCGCTCAGGAGCGTTTGCCTTTGTGTGGCTCCTCAAAAAAGCAGGGGCACGAGGCGCATCGCAGATAAACCCCGCAGCACTCACCGCACTCACACTTCTTATTGCAGAAAGTGATCCTGAAAAGAAAGATCAGATGGTCGCACTCGTAACCCAGATGCTCAGGTAG
- a CDS encoding RNA polymerase sigma factor encodes MTESEAVLSDEELAHRVQEGESAAFGVIMERYATRLTRYGRRYLARDEDIEDVMQDVFLKTYQNIQSYNSTYRFSPWIYRIAHNAFVNVLRKHKHRTFEFYDFDTLVSPLSFAQPDEMEVESAKLAKVIEEHLSELAPKYREVIVLHYFEELSYDEIAEVLHIPIGTVGVRLRRARIELKKTLKAKIL; translated from the coding sequence ATGACAGAAAGTGAAGCAGTACTGAGTGACGAGGAACTTGCACACAGAGTACAGGAAGGTGAGTCTGCGGCGTTTGGTGTCATTATGGAGCGCTACGCCACGCGCCTCACCCGGTACGGTAGACGTTACCTCGCACGCGATGAAGACATAGAAGATGTCATGCAAGACGTTTTTCTAAAGACGTATCAAAACATTCAGTCATACAATTCCACGTATCGCTTTTCTCCATGGATATATCGTATAGCGCACAATGCATTTGTGAATGTCTTACGGAAACACAAGCATCGGACCTTTGAATTTTATGATTTCGACACATTGGTTTCTCCACTCTCGTTTGCACAGCCCGACGAAATGGAAGTTGAATCAGCGAAGCTTGCAAAAGTGATTGAAGAGCATCTGTCGGAACTTGCACCAAAATATCGTGAAGTCATTGTGCTCCATTACTTTGAAGAACTTTCCTATGACGAAATAGCCGAGGTACTCCATATCCCTATTGGCACAGTCGGTGTTCGTCTGAGGCGGGCACGCATAGAACTCAAAAAAACACTCAAAGCGAAAATACTATGA
- a CDS encoding sulfite exporter TauE/SafE family protein translates to MFREYIQASLIAGTLICGFVFLQSLGLVHLVSGGEIGYGAIFMIGVIASLSTCMAVVGGIVLTLSATFARAGGGLIPQFYFHVGRLVSFFILGGVIGLLGQVFTLTTTTTFVLNLLIGMVMLILGGKLLGIPFFEHMRISFPRVFHTHVERTLSFDTSVTPLLVGIATFFMPCGFTQSMQLYTLSTGGFVVGGLTMLVFGLGTLPMLALMSVGSVSLAESRYASLFYKTAGLIVLAFAFLNIINSFVIIGLINPVFNF, encoded by the coding sequence ATGTTTCGAGAATACATACAGGCGAGTCTCATTGCTGGGACGCTCATTTGCGGGTTTGTATTTTTGCAATCTCTTGGGCTCGTACATCTCGTCAGTGGGGGAGAGATAGGCTATGGGGCGATTTTTATGATTGGGGTTATTGCTTCTTTGTCTACTTGTATGGCAGTGGTGGGAGGAATTGTACTTACGCTTTCAGCAACATTTGCTCGTGCAGGTGGAGGACTCATTCCTCAATTCTATTTCCATGTAGGGCGCCTCGTCTCCTTCTTTATCCTTGGTGGTGTGATTGGGCTTTTGGGACAGGTATTTACGCTCACCACCACGACAACCTTTGTGCTTAATCTCCTCATTGGGATGGTGATGCTCATCCTCGGAGGTAAGTTGCTTGGCATTCCGTTTTTTGAACATATGCGCATCTCATTCCCGAGGGTCTTTCATACACATGTAGAGCGTACGCTTTCATTTGATACGAGTGTAACGCCCCTCCTTGTGGGTATTGCTACGTTCTTTATGCCGTGCGGATTTACGCAGTCAATGCAACTCTACACACTTAGTACAGGGGGATTTGTAGTGGGCGGACTTACCATGCTTGTGTTTGGGCTCGGAACACTTCCGATGCTTGCACTCATGAGTGTGGGCTCGGTATCGCTCGCAGAGAGTCGCTATGCGAGTCTTTTCTACAAGACTGCAGGGCTCATTGTGCTTGCATTTGCATTTCTCAATATCATCAATAGTTTTGTTATCATAGGACTCATCAACCCCGTTTTTAATTTTTAG
- a CDS encoding transglycosylase domain-containing protein, translating into MHLLFAIHPFLRRHARILISFCVCIALCFIGAFVLAREAEKRFDTLTSHIIYDRNGEPLRITANSKGLYAYPMGYIKQDFSRLLIKKEDRFFYFHPGVNPFSTLRALFHYMRYGDAGGASTITQQLTKNILGTEGERTFKNKLRETLYALSLEMYTSKDDILHMYASTVSLGNQVQGFEAGSRAYFDKSFSETTPFEQVALLATLANPTKRNPWREENNTYAQALYARLGLPESYVAPRMTDAYSFQSPSIFEVSSLGIACNHSCKITLDATVNEDLRTILAQHIARERTRGARNGAIVVIDPKSEELIALVGSPDPTKETNGGKINMALEPRPIGSTIKPFIYLKGFMEGLRPYSRVDDREYKYPIATGYALYPKNFDGQYRGEVSLHQALSNSLNVPSVKILEYIGLSHFYHFLGDTLSFTPLQPYDSYQYGIALGGLEMDLLTLTHYFTLFPRGGTLAPLVTTRNGSTTRTLPPQSNIHNVRTVAEEKYTELVTAILSDRLTGVEQFGLKSSLNLTIPSYAVKTGTSRDFHDSWVIGYTPDFVVGVWIGNSENEPLMQVTGQSGAGTIWHDVMEYLKETPYYTRASFTDTHITKIPMDDSVEWGLPGDTPREHKTLLLTDALIMRPHHDDTFEFSKSITIPLHASRSVVWTINGTSLEESAEVVFRPETPGTYELSAHDPESGRTEYITIHVVTPSR; encoded by the coding sequence ATGCATTTACTCTTTGCTATTCATCCTTTTTTACGGAGACATGCAAGGATTCTCATTAGTTTTTGTGTTTGTATTGCACTCTGTTTCATTGGAGCATTTGTTCTTGCACGTGAGGCGGAAAAGCGTTTTGACACACTCACATCACACATCATCTATGACAGGAACGGGGAACCACTCCGCATCACCGCAAACAGCAAAGGACTGTACGCCTACCCAATGGGGTATATCAAACAAGACTTTTCACGTCTTCTCATAAAGAAAGAGGATCGCTTTTTTTATTTTCACCCAGGAGTCAATCCGTTCAGCACACTTCGTGCGCTCTTTCACTACATGCGATATGGAGATGCTGGTGGGGCGAGCACCATTACACAACAACTCACAAAAAATATTTTAGGAACAGAGGGAGAACGTACGTTTAAGAACAAACTTCGTGAGACACTCTACGCACTAAGTCTTGAGATGTATACAAGTAAAGATGACATTCTCCATATGTATGCGAGCACAGTCTCCTTGGGCAATCAGGTACAGGGATTTGAGGCCGGTAGCCGAGCATATTTTGATAAATCATTTTCTGAAACCACTCCATTTGAACAGGTTGCTCTGCTCGCAACACTTGCAAATCCGACAAAGAGAAACCCGTGGCGTGAAGAAAATAATACCTATGCGCAAGCGCTCTATGCACGCCTCGGACTCCCTGAGTCATATGTTGCACCACGCATGACTGATGCATACTCATTTCAGAGTCCGAGCATTTTTGAAGTATCGTCACTCGGTATCGCCTGCAATCATTCGTGCAAGATCACGCTCGACGCCACGGTCAATGAGGACCTCCGAACAATCCTCGCACAACACATAGCACGCGAACGTACACGTGGCGCACGAAATGGGGCTATCGTAGTTATTGACCCAAAGAGCGAAGAACTCATTGCTCTTGTAGGAAGTCCTGATCCCACAAAGGAAACGAATGGCGGAAAAATAAATATGGCACTTGAGCCGCGCCCTATTGGCTCCACAATAAAGCCATTTATATACCTCAAGGGATTTATGGAAGGCCTGCGCCCGTATTCACGGGTTGATGATCGCGAATATAAATACCCTATCGCCACAGGGTACGCACTTTACCCCAAAAACTTTGATGGTCAGTATCGTGGTGAAGTATCTCTTCACCAAGCCCTTAGTAATAGCCTTAACGTACCCTCGGTAAAAATACTTGAGTATATTGGTCTCAGTCATTTTTATCATTTTCTTGGAGACACACTTTCATTTACCCCCCTTCAGCCATACGACAGTTACCAGTACGGCATTGCGCTTGGTGGGCTCGAGATGGATTTACTCACCCTCACTCATTACTTCACCCTGTTCCCCCGTGGAGGAACGCTTGCACCACTTGTTACCACACGCAATGGAAGTACCACACGCACACTTCCCCCTCAGTCCAACATCCACAACGTTCGCACTGTTGCAGAGGAAAAATATACTGAACTCGTCACCGCTATCTTAAGCGACCGACTCACCGGCGTTGAACAGTTTGGTCTCAAAAGTAGTCTCAATCTGACGATTCCTTCGTACGCGGTAAAAACAGGTACCTCGAGAGATTTCCACGATAGTTGGGTCATTGGGTATACCCCTGATTTTGTCGTGGGGGTATGGATCGGTAACAGTGAAAACGAGCCTTTGATGCAGGTAACGGGACAGTCGGGCGCAGGAACTATCTGGCATGATGTTATGGAGTATTTAAAAGAAACACCATACTACACAAGAGCATCCTTCACTGATACACACATCACTAAAATCCCTATGGATGACTCTGTAGAATGGGGACTTCCCGGTGATACACCACGTGAACACAAAACCCTCCTGCTTACTGATGCCCTCATCATGCGCCCCCATCACGATGATACCTTTGAGTTTTCAAAGTCTATTACCATTCCGCTTCATGCATCACGTTCAGTAGTTTGGACGATTAACGGTACGTCACTCGAAGAAAGTGCTGAAGTAGTGTTTAGACCAGAGACTCCCGGTACGTATGAACTCAGCGCCCACGACCCAGAATCAGGACGCACTGAGTATATAACTATTCACGTCGTTACTCCTTCACGGTAA